A window of the Deltaproteobacteria bacterium genome harbors these coding sequences:
- a CDS encoding AAA family ATPase produces MIQTQLRNMLVSRFDEDMVRSFLDPLTISFDGQEVTISCPHRYFSASIPDFFLEALKEEFSSVQGRNTVVHIQNASAFRPFPSPLCPPSTDRFPFGSTNTFEKFLVNKKNFFPMTSAQKIAEGEETGFNPFVVCGPSGTGKTHLAMAMANRMADRMAQESILATTGDDLSRSLNQKFQSSSGHFQSFMDGFQAVVLDNFHEVEEDDFLQAELIRIFDFFQSDDRQMVFCLDRPVSTLKHTRLELKSRIESGLVVALKEPDLDIRIRAAGEFVAQHRIKLARQQILTLAMQCESFRSLRGMLLKIKAFTGLVRRDMSDHDFHNILDSTRDHPSPHVTVDSILKTVSTHLDLRIQDLASSSRKREIVFARQAAMFLCREHLGLSYAEIGKVFGGRDHSTVIHNLQKIKQIQNDDPKTKQTLRRLSNECVQGSKQPIFKK; encoded by the coding sequence GTGATCCAAACCCAACTCAGAAACATGCTGGTCTCCCGCTTCGACGAGGACATGGTCCGCTCGTTTCTCGATCCCCTGACCATCAGTTTCGATGGTCAAGAGGTGACCATCTCCTGCCCACACCGCTACTTTTCGGCATCCATTCCCGATTTTTTTCTCGAAGCCCTCAAGGAGGAATTTTCAAGCGTACAAGGCCGCAATACAGTCGTCCACATTCAAAATGCGTCGGCCTTCCGGCCTTTTCCCTCTCCTCTTTGCCCTCCGTCCACGGACCGCTTTCCCTTTGGATCCACAAACACCTTTGAGAAATTCCTGGTCAATAAAAAAAACTTTTTCCCAATGACCTCGGCACAAAAGATCGCCGAAGGCGAGGAAACCGGATTCAATCCCTTTGTCGTCTGCGGGCCATCCGGCACGGGTAAGACTCATCTGGCCATGGCCATGGCCAATCGCATGGCCGACCGCATGGCCCAAGAATCCATTCTGGCCACCACCGGTGACGATCTGTCCCGATCCCTGAACCAAAAATTCCAGTCCAGTTCAGGACACTTCCAATCCTTCATGGATGGCTTTCAAGCCGTGGTTCTGGACAACTTTCACGAGGTCGAGGAAGATGACTTCCTGCAGGCCGAACTGATCCGAATCTTCGACTTCTTCCAATCCGACGACCGGCAAATGGTCTTCTGTCTGGATCGGCCCGTCTCCACCCTGAAGCATACCCGACTGGAACTCAAAAGCCGCATCGAATCCGGTCTGGTCGTTGCCCTGAAGGAACCTGATCTGGACATCAGGATACGAGCGGCCGGAGAATTCGTCGCCCAGCACCGCATCAAGCTGGCCCGCCAGCAGATACTGACCCTTGCCATGCAATGCGAATCCTTCCGGTCCCTGCGCGGGATGCTTTTAAAAATCAAGGCCTTCACCGGACTAGTTCGGAGAGACATGAGTGACCACGATTTCCACAACATCCTCGACTCGACCCGTGACCACCCATCACCGCATGTGACAGTAGACTCGATCCTCAAAACCGTGTCCACACATTTGGACCTGCGGATCCAGGACTTAGCCTCCTCCTCCAGAAAGCGGGAAATCGTCTTTGCCCGACAAGCGGCCATGTTTCTCTGCCGCGAGCATCTGGGGCTTTCCTATGCTGAAATCGGCAAGGTTTTTGGAGGCCGTGACCACAGCACGGTCATCCACAACCTCCAAAAAATCAAACAGATCCAAAATGATGACCCAAAAACGAAACAAACGCTAAGAAGACTTTCCAACGAATGTGTCCAAGGTTCAAAACAACCGATTTTCAAAAAATGA